A portion of the Candidatus Binataceae bacterium genome contains these proteins:
- a CDS encoding amidase, translated as MSGNELVWLDATAQAELVAKGAISAAELVEAAIERIERLNPQLNCVIYPRYDKARADTREFARRATAPLGGVPFLMKDLNQTIAGEPFSWGWKPLREAALTAGGTTYVAAKFLDAGLVALGQTTAPEWGATLSTESRAWGATRNPWDPGRSAGGSSGGAAVAVASGMVPIAHGNDAGGSVRIPASFCGLVGLKPSRGRTSLGPDHGEFWHGLCEEGALVRSVRDAAAALDVIQGYMPGDPWTAPPPARPYRDEVGRAPGRLRIGFMDRAPNYHPGLHPECAAAVRAAARLLEALGHAVEANFPAALDDPRINSAFGKVVAGGEAKLAAECEKLLARALGPDDFEEWTWFLVERGRRMSAASYLLACEWFNEFSRAVAGWWAGGFDVLVTPTLAQPAPPLGIFKLRAGEEPRAIGKRLNEVSPFTPPWNIAGLPALSLPLHMTADGLPVGVQFVAAYGREDLLIRLAAQLEQAAPWADRRPRVHA; from the coding sequence ATGAGCGGCAACGAACTCGTTTGGCTCGACGCGACCGCGCAGGCCGAGCTGGTCGCAAAAGGCGCCATCAGCGCGGCGGAACTGGTCGAGGCCGCGATCGAACGGATCGAGCGGCTCAACCCCCAGCTCAACTGCGTCATCTACCCGCGTTACGACAAGGCGCGCGCCGACACACGCGAGTTCGCGCGGCGTGCGACGGCGCCGCTGGGCGGCGTGCCGTTTCTGATGAAGGATCTGAATCAGACGATCGCCGGCGAGCCGTTCAGTTGGGGATGGAAGCCGCTGCGCGAGGCCGCCCTTACGGCGGGCGGGACCACCTACGTCGCAGCCAAGTTCCTCGACGCGGGCCTCGTCGCGCTCGGCCAGACCACGGCGCCCGAATGGGGCGCGACGCTCTCGACCGAGAGCCGCGCGTGGGGCGCCACACGCAATCCGTGGGACCCCGGCCGTAGCGCCGGCGGCTCCAGTGGCGGCGCGGCCGTGGCGGTCGCCTCCGGGATGGTGCCGATCGCGCATGGCAATGACGCCGGCGGCTCGGTGCGTATCCCGGCCTCCTTCTGCGGGCTGGTCGGGCTCAAGCCGTCGCGCGGGCGAACCTCGCTCGGCCCTGATCACGGCGAGTTCTGGCACGGGCTGTGTGAGGAGGGCGCGCTGGTGCGCTCGGTGCGCGACGCCGCCGCCGCGCTCGATGTTATCCAAGGCTACATGCCGGGCGATCCGTGGACCGCGCCGCCGCCCGCGCGTCCGTATCGCGACGAGGTCGGCCGCGCGCCCGGCCGCCTGCGAATCGGCTTCATGGACCGCGCACCCAATTACCATCCGGGGCTCCATCCCGAATGCGCGGCCGCCGTGCGCGCCGCGGCGCGCCTGCTCGAAGCGCTCGGCCATGCGGTCGAGGCAAACTTCCCGGCCGCGCTCGACGACCCGCGCATCAACTCCGCCTTCGGCAAGGTCGTTGCCGGCGGCGAGGCGAAGCTGGCGGCCGAATGCGAGAAGCTGCTCGCTCGCGCGCTCGGCCCCGACGACTTCGAGGAGTGGACCTGGTTTCTCGTCGAGCGCGGGCGGCGGATGAGCGCGGCGAGCTACCTGCTCGCTTGCGAATGGTTCAACGAATTCTCGCGTGCGGTGGCCGGATGGTGGGCGGGCGGCTTCGACGTGCTGGTGACGCCGACCCTGGCCCAGCCTGCGCCGCCGCTGGGCATCTTCAAGCTGCGCGCGGGCGAGGAGCCGCGCGCGATCGGCAAGCGGCTCAACGAGGTGAGCCCGTTTACTCCGCCGTGGAACATCGCGGGCTTGCCAGCGCTCTCGTTGCCGCTGCACATGACGGCGGACGGGCTGCCGGTCGGGGTGCAGTTCGTCGCCGCCTACGGGCGCGAGGATTTGCTGATACGGCTTGCCGCACAGCTCGAGCAAGCCGCGCCGTGGGCGGATCGCCGCCCCCGCGTGCACGCCTAA
- a CDS encoding ABC transporter ATP-binding protein has protein sequence MQPLLEVKDLRTSFFTDAGEVRVVDGVSFAVAPGKLMGLVGESGSGKTVSVLSIMRLLPERGRVVGGAVMFEGRDLLKLSEAEMRAVRGAKIAMIFQEPMTSLNPVFTIGSQIGEAVRLHQHTSRHETLARTIEALRMVGIADPERRVNDYPHQLSGGMRQRVMIAMALACNPRVLIADEPTTALDVTIQAQILDLIHELQERLKLAVILVTHDLGIVAQYADDVTILYAARVMEQAAARELFHNPLNPYTRGLLDSIPGVGGQRHRRLRAIPGTIPSASNPPSGCRFHPRCPLAIDECARVVPPLEPKAPNHLVACIRV, from the coding sequence GTGCAGCCGCTGCTCGAAGTCAAGGATCTGCGGACCTCGTTCTTCACCGACGCCGGCGAGGTCCGCGTGGTGGACGGCGTGAGTTTCGCGGTTGCGCCGGGCAAGCTGATGGGCCTGGTCGGGGAGTCGGGCTCGGGCAAGACCGTCAGTGTGCTTTCGATCATGCGGCTTCTGCCCGAGCGCGGGCGGGTGGTCGGCGGCGCGGTGATGTTCGAGGGGCGCGACTTGCTCAAGCTGAGCGAGGCCGAGATGCGCGCGGTGCGCGGCGCGAAGATCGCGATGATCTTCCAGGAGCCGATGACTTCGCTCAACCCGGTGTTCACCATCGGCAGTCAGATCGGCGAGGCCGTCCGGCTCCATCAGCACACCTCGCGCCACGAGACGCTGGCGCGCACGATCGAGGCGCTGCGGATGGTCGGGATCGCCGACCCCGAGCGGCGCGTCAACGACTATCCGCATCAGCTCTCGGGCGGGATGCGCCAACGGGTGATGATCGCGATGGCGCTCGCGTGCAATCCGCGAGTGCTGATCGCCGACGAGCCGACCACCGCGCTCGACGTCACGATCCAGGCGCAGATTCTCGACCTTATCCACGAGCTCCAGGAGCGGCTGAAGCTCGCCGTGATCCTGGTCACCCACGACCTCGGAATCGTCGCCCAGTACGCCGACGACGTCACCATCCTGTACGCCGCGCGCGTGATGGAGCAGGCGGCGGCGCGCGAGCTGTTTCACAATCCGCTCAACCCCTACACCCGCGGGCTGCTCGACTCGATCCCGGGCGTCGGCGGCCAGCGCCATCGCCGGCTGCGCGCGATCCCGGGCACGATTCCGAGCGCGTCCAATCCGCCCTCCGGATGCCGGTTCCATCCGCGCTGCCCGCTCGCCATCGACGAATGCGCGCGGGTGGTGCCGCCGCTGGAGCCCAAGGCCCCCAACCATCTGGTCGCCTGCATCCGTGTCTGA
- a CDS encoding L,D-transpeptidase family protein, which translates to MPLLPILIALALALLAPLRAQPLAAGAPTGVRAAAQDELRALLESGALADLRWPNFTDVRDDAGRFYAAGGYSLAWMSGGRPTPQALAMVALFKQAALKGLNPEDYDASRWDARTARLGRPEGTDGAHFDLALTVCAMRYIAALRIGRVNPRHFRFGPVGPKHDDLPHLLRNSILNAPDVGAALAMVEPRYAGYRRAEAALATYMKLAQEGDAPPIPIPAKPVRPGDSYPALARLVGRLRQLGDLSPAGAAAAPAAAYDGEVVAAVRHFQRRHGLDVDGLLGPHTAAELDKPLSLRVRQLQYTLERYRWIPRSFPQPPIVVNIPEFRLRTMRRQPAYFLSMKVVVGKAYGHHTPVFADYMRYLIFRPYWNVPLSIQRAELVAKIRSDPDYLAEHDYEVIDGDGQVITDGPVDGDILSALRSGTLRIRQKPGPENSLGLVKFIFPNNYNVYLHGTPATELFEHARRDFSHGCIRVEHPAALAAWVLRDRPEWSEARIRAAMNGAQTLQVNLTKPIPVLILYSTAVVEPGGEVHFFDDIYGYDDDLERALATGYPYPG; encoded by the coding sequence ATGCCACTGTTGCCGATCCTGATCGCGCTTGCACTCGCGCTGCTCGCTCCGCTGCGCGCGCAGCCACTCGCGGCCGGCGCGCCGACGGGGGTTCGAGCGGCGGCGCAGGACGAGCTGCGCGCGTTGCTCGAGTCGGGCGCGCTTGCTGACCTGCGCTGGCCCAACTTCACCGACGTTCGCGACGACGCGGGCAGGTTCTACGCGGCCGGCGGCTATTCCCTGGCATGGATGAGCGGCGGGCGGCCGACTCCGCAGGCGCTTGCGATGGTCGCGCTCTTCAAGCAGGCTGCGCTCAAGGGACTTAATCCGGAAGACTACGACGCCTCGCGATGGGACGCGCGGACAGCCCGGCTGGGGCGGCCGGAGGGAACCGACGGCGCACATTTCGATTTGGCGCTGACGGTGTGCGCGATGCGCTACATCGCAGCGCTGCGCATCGGGCGGGTAAATCCGCGCCACTTCAGGTTCGGCCCGGTCGGGCCCAAGCATGACGACCTGCCCCATCTGCTGCGCAACTCGATCCTCAACGCGCCGGATGTCGGCGCGGCGCTCGCGATGGTCGAGCCGCGATACGCCGGTTACCGGCGCGCGGAGGCGGCGCTCGCAACGTACATGAAGCTCGCGCAGGAGGGCGACGCGCCGCCGATTCCGATTCCCGCAAAACCGGTCCGCCCGGGCGACTCGTATCCTGCGCTGGCGCGCCTCGTAGGGCGCCTGCGCCAGCTCGGCGACCTGTCTCCAGCCGGCGCCGCGGCCGCGCCTGCCGCAGCGTACGACGGCGAAGTGGTGGCCGCGGTGAGACATTTCCAGCGCCGCCACGGTCTCGATGTTGACGGCCTGCTCGGCCCGCATACCGCGGCCGAGCTGGACAAGCCGCTCAGCCTGCGCGTGCGCCAGCTGCAATACACGCTGGAGCGCTACCGATGGATTCCACGCAGCTTTCCGCAGCCCCCGATCGTGGTCAACATCCCGGAGTTCCGGCTGCGCACGATGCGTCGGCAGCCGGCCTATTTCCTGTCGATGAAGGTGGTGGTCGGCAAGGCCTACGGCCATCACACGCCCGTGTTCGCCGACTACATGCGCTACTTGATCTTCCGTCCGTACTGGAACGTGCCGCTGTCGATCCAGCGTGCCGAGTTGGTGGCGAAAATCAGGAGCGACCCCGATTACCTCGCCGAGCACGATTACGAAGTGATCGACGGCGACGGACAGGTAATCACCGATGGTCCGGTTGACGGCGATATTCTCAGCGCGCTGCGCTCGGGCACGCTCAGGATTCGCCAGAAGCCGGGGCCCGAAAACTCGCTCGGCCTGGTCAAGTTCATTTTCCCCAACAATTACAACGTCTATCTGCACGGCACCCCGGCGACCGAACTGTTCGAGCACGCGCGGCGCGACTTCAGCCACGGATGTATTCGGGTCGAGCATCCGGCGGCGCTCGCCGCATGGGTCCTGCGCGACCGTCCAGAGTGGAGCGAGGCGCGGATCCGCGCTGCGATGAACGGCGCGCAGACCTTGCAGGTGAACCTCACCAAGCCGATCCCGGTGCTCATCCTCTACAGCACGGCGGTCGTCGAGCCCGGCGGCGAAGTCCACTTCTTCGACGACATCTACGGCTACGACGACGACCTCGAACGCGCGCTGGCGACCGGCTATCCGTATCCGGGCTGA